The following coding sequences are from one Microcoleus sp. AS-A8 window:
- the arsB gene encoding arsenical efflux pump membrane protein ArsB → MQIAIFILTLILVIWQPRGLSMGFTALGGALLALITGIVTLQDVAIVWGMVWNATLTAIALIIISRILDEAGFFRGLALWLAYAGLGRGRLFFVLLMVLGALLTANLSNYGTALIWTPTLMEMLLLLGFSSKATFALVFATGFIADATSLPLSTSNLVNLISTDYFNISFFRYLLVMIPVNFVAIATGTGVIWFYFDRYIPFTYNLDRMPPPDSVIRDPVVCQWSFAVLGSLLIGYFLAQPLGIPVSSIAVSGALVMLAISGRWFHQDNTAILSLRKVWCEIPWSVLGFSLGMSILALSWRNTELTTLLSQLLKQLSGWGLTQVAMGTGFLATLLSGVMNNIPAVLINSLAIQDVLGIDSSVREVMMYANVIGCDLGGKITPIGSLSTLLWLNILARQGRPIAWEQYIRIAFIVTLPVLSVSLLGLAIWLPWLIV, encoded by the coding sequence TTGCAAATTGCAATTTTTATTCTCACTCTCATCCTCGTAATCTGGCAGCCACGAGGACTCAGTATGGGATTTACTGCTTTAGGCGGAGCGCTGCTTGCCCTCATTACTGGTATCGTGACCTTGCAAGACGTAGCGATAGTTTGGGGAATGGTATGGAATGCTACATTGACTGCGATCGCTCTCATCATCATTTCCCGCATTCTCGATGAGGCAGGTTTTTTTCGAGGGTTGGCACTGTGGCTAGCTTACGCCGGATTGGGTCGCGGGCGTCTCTTCTTTGTCTTATTAATGGTGTTGGGAGCCTTACTAACGGCTAACTTGAGCAACTATGGGACAGCCTTAATCTGGACGCCTACCTTGATGGAAATGCTGCTGTTACTAGGTTTTAGCTCCAAAGCCACGTTTGCCTTGGTCTTCGCTACGGGTTTTATCGCTGACGCGACGAGCTTGCCCTTATCAACCAGCAATCTGGTCAATCTGATTTCCACCGACTATTTTAATATTTCCTTTTTTCGCTACCTCTTAGTGATGATACCGGTGAATTTTGTTGCAATCGCTACCGGCACGGGCGTCATTTGGTTCTACTTTGATCGTTATATCCCTTTTACCTACAACCTTGACCGTATGCCCCCACCGGATAGCGTTATTCGTGACCCTGTCGTTTGCCAGTGGAGCTTTGCTGTCCTCGGTTCACTCCTGATCGGCTACTTCTTGGCTCAGCCCTTGGGTATCCCCGTTTCTTCTATTGCTGTGAGTGGTGCTTTGGTGATGCTAGCCATCTCCGGACGTTGGTTCCACCAGGATAATACCGCCATCCTTTCTTTGAGGAAGGTGTGGTGTGAAATTCCCTGGTCAGTGCTTGGGTTCAGTCTGGGGATGTCAATTCTTGCTTTGAGTTGGCGTAATACAGAGTTAACGACTCTGCTGAGCCAGTTGTTAAAGCAGCTATCGGGATGGGGACTCACTCAAGTTGCTATGGGTACGGGTTTCTTGGCAACTCTGCTATCTGGCGTCATGAATAATATCCCAGCAGTACTGATTAATTCTCTAGCGATTCAAGATGTCTTGGGGATCGATTCATCCGTTCGAGAAGTGATGATGTATGCCAATGTAATTGGTTGTGATCTGGGAGGGAAAATTACACCGATTGGCAGCCTCTCCACCCTGCTCTGGCTGAATATTCTAGCCCGTCAAGGACGACCCATAGCCTGGGAGCAATATATTCGCATCGCTTTTATTGTCACCCTCCCTGTTTTATCGGTAAGCTTGCTTGGTTTAGCCATCTGGCTACCTTGGCTAATTGTCTGA
- a CDS encoding filamentous hemagglutinin N-terminal domain-containing protein, with the protein MPINSRAKIDKSGSANLTYYFSKFLLHRFNFLLINFLLGGAIASLGNPTLAQIIPDATLGVEPSVVTPLDDLGLPIDEIDGGARREANLFHSFLEFNVEADRGAYFYSPAGIQNILARVTGGNPSRILGLLGTFGDSTANLFLINPNGIIFGPNAQLDVAGSFVATTANSLVFENGLAFSATDPQIPPLLSINVPIGLQYGGNTGSIQVQTSILQVPNGKTLALVGGKLQLNRALLEAPEGRVELVGVSGSGTVGLEENNSRLRLSVPEGIARTDVSVNRSVIRSLGDGGSITIYADNLTIDRSSVRAGFDADFGFNGTQAGDITLDAVGEVKIGQGSIITNSVLPDSTGNSGNVNIKATFVSLTDNAQIGAITFGQGNAGKISIEANDSVSLAGNTSIRSNVYWEAEGDGGDINIQTPLLSLTDGADLSTSTFGQGDAGNITVQANESIVLVNGRIYSAVREGAIGQGGKINIQAGSVSLSEGAALDSSVEQGAIGSGGDINLSVGSLSLTDNSVLFADTGGQGNAGNITVQANDFISLTNSQIYSNVDSGANGQAGNIDIQTGYLSLVDGSRISNSTFGTGNAGSIFVQANDSISLIGDTSAIISGVAAKAEGNGGDIQLAAKSLWLTNGAQLFAATFGAGNSGNIAINISDTVNLSGVGSTTGFSSGLLTNTEEGAGGQGGDIRVNTSTLRVSDSAVLSAVSRSAFKGGNINVDANTLEVTNGGQLLTTAFSSGDAGNITVNSSDRIILAGNDSTFAARLAQFDQVDTDGAVSGLFARTEGAGAAGNVIINTPLLTVLDTAQVSASTSGGTGGSITVTANRFEAINGGQLRTTTAGSNNAGNIILRVRDDLNLAGADSGLFANTDRGSIGNGGSILISNPRAVVIRDGASVAVDSQGAGEGGNIQIQTGVLTLNNQVSISAETASNSGGDISLQVQDLLLMRHGSRISTTAGTAQAGGDGGNIAIDAQFILAVPKENSDITANAFTGQGGNINITTQGIYGLQFRPRLTPLSDITATSEFGVNGTVQIITPDVDPRQGLVNLPIEPVNVEVAQGCQSAEQQGAVEFFDTGRGGLAPNPYEPLSSSNIWEDVPSSTQGTELEARAVPVSAAPATPPDKIVEAQGWRINQKGEVVLVAEVPTTGTPNRCRLR; encoded by the coding sequence GTGCCAATTAATAGCCGAGCAAAAATTGATAAAAGTGGCTCGGCGAATCTTACCTATTATTTCTCTAAATTTCTTCTACATAGATTTAATTTTCTCTTAATAAATTTCTTGCTCGGTGGAGCGATCGCTTCTTTGGGAAATCCTACCCTGGCTCAGATTATCCCCGATGCCACTTTAGGGGTTGAACCTTCTGTTGTTACACCCCTTGATGACCTGGGATTGCCGATTGACGAAATCGATGGTGGAGCGCGTCGCGAGGCAAATTTATTCCACAGTTTTCTGGAATTTAATGTTGAGGCTGATCGAGGAGCCTACTTTTATAGCCCGGCTGGTATTCAGAATATTCTGGCACGGGTGACGGGTGGTAATCCATCAAGAATTCTGGGTCTGCTCGGTACTTTTGGTGATTCGACAGCTAACTTATTTTTGATTAATCCTAACGGGATTATCTTTGGGCCAAATGCCCAACTGGATGTTGCCGGTTCCTTTGTAGCGACGACGGCAAACAGTTTGGTGTTTGAAAATGGCTTGGCGTTTAGCGCTACCGACCCCCAAATCCCACCACTGCTAAGTATTAATGTGCCCATTGGGTTGCAATATGGGGGTAATACCGGAAGTATTCAGGTGCAGACTTCTATCCTCCAAGTACCCAATGGTAAAACCTTAGCTCTTGTCGGTGGTAAATTGCAGCTCAATCGCGCTTTGTTAGAAGCTCCCGAAGGTCGAGTCGAGTTGGTGGGGGTGAGCGGTTCGGGAACCGTTGGATTGGAAGAGAATAACAGCCGTCTGCGTTTAAGCGTTCCTGAAGGCATAGCACGCACAGATGTCTCCGTTAATCGCAGTGTGATCAGAAGTCTCGGTGACGGCGGTAGCATTACAATTTATGCCGATAATCTAACCATTGACCGCAGTAGTGTTAGGGCTGGATTCGATGCCGACTTTGGGTTCAATGGCACTCAAGCAGGAGATATCACACTTGATGCAGTAGGAGAGGTAAAGATAGGACAGGGAAGTATAATTACCAATTCTGTACTTCCGGATTCTACTGGGAATAGCGGCAACGTAAATATCAAAGCTACATTTGTTTCCCTAACAGATAACGCTCAAATAGGCGCGATCACTTTTGGGCAGGGAAACGCTGGAAAAATATCGATTGAGGCCAATGACTCTGTCTCATTGGCAGGCAACACTAGTATTAGAAGCAATGTGTACTGGGAAGCTGAAGGTGACGGTGGCGACATCAACATCCAGACTCCTTTGCTTTCCTTAACTGATGGTGCTGACCTGAGTACGAGTACCTTTGGTCAAGGAGATGCTGGCAATATCACCGTGCAGGCTAACGAATCCATTGTGCTTGTCAATGGTCGAATCTACAGCGCTGTCAGAGAAGGAGCTATCGGTCAAGGGGGCAAAATCAACATCCAAGCTGGCTCTGTCTCCTTAAGTGAAGGTGCTGCTTTAGATTCCAGCGTAGAACAAGGAGCGATCGGTTCAGGGGGTGACATTAACCTCAGTGTTGGCTCACTTTCCTTGACTGATAACTCGGTCTTGTTTGCTGATACGGGTGGGCAGGGAAACGCGGGTAATATAACGGTACAAGCCAATGATTTTATTTCCCTCACCAATAGCCAAATCTACTCTAATGTAGACTCTGGAGCCAACGGTCAGGCCGGGAACATTGACATCCAGACAGGTTACCTATCTCTAGTAGATGGGAGCCGTATCTCCAACAGCACCTTTGGCACAGGAAATGCTGGCAGCATTTTTGTACAGGCTAATGATTCTATTTCGCTCATCGGCGATACCAGCGCGATTATTAGCGGTGTAGCGGCGAAAGCGGAGGGCAATGGTGGCGACATCCAGCTCGCAGCTAAATCCCTCTGGTTAACCAACGGCGCTCAACTATTTGCCGCAACCTTTGGAGCAGGAAACTCAGGAAATATTGCAATCAACATTTCAGATACGGTTAACCTCTCTGGAGTTGGTTCAACAACAGGATTCTCTAGTGGGTTGTTGACTAACACGGAAGAGGGGGCTGGGGGCCAGGGTGGTGATATCAGAGTTAATACCAGTACCTTGCGAGTATCGGATAGCGCAGTCTTGAGTGCCGTCAGTCGGAGTGCCTTTAAGGGCGGTAATATCAATGTCGATGCCAATACGCTTGAGGTTACCAATGGTGGACAACTCCTCACCACGGCCTTCAGTAGCGGAGATGCAGGAAACATTACGGTTAATAGCAGCGATCGCATCATCCTTGCTGGCAATGATTCCACTTTCGCTGCACGCCTCGCCCAATTTGATCAAGTTGATACGGATGGTGCTGTCAGTGGCTTATTTGCTCGGACTGAAGGCGCTGGAGCGGCTGGAAATGTGATAATTAATACCCCATTGTTGACTGTCCTGGATACAGCACAGGTTTCTGCTTCTACTTCCGGTGGTACTGGTGGAAGTATCACCGTGACGGCAAATCGTTTTGAGGCCATTAATGGCGGACAACTCCGCACCACTACAGCCGGCAGCAACAACGCTGGGAACATCATCCTGAGAGTACGTGATGATCTTAACCTAGCCGGAGCTGACAGTGGTTTGTTTGCCAACACAGATCGCGGTTCTATCGGCAATGGCGGCAGTATTTTGATTAGTAACCCCAGGGCGGTGGTGATTCGGGATGGTGCAAGTGTCGCTGTAGATAGCCAGGGCGCGGGGGAAGGCGGTAATATCCAGATTCAGACGGGTGTTCTGACCCTTAATAATCAAGTCTCAATCTCTGCCGAAACGGCTAGTAATTCGGGCGGCGATATTAGCCTACAGGTGCAGGATTTATTGCTGATGCGCCACGGTAGCCGTATATCTACTACCGCAGGCACGGCTCAAGCTGGGGGAGATGGTGGCAATATCGCGATTGATGCTCAGTTTATCCTTGCTGTCCCCAAAGAGAATAGCGACATCACCGCCAATGCCTTCACAGGTCAAGGTGGCAATATCAACATTACAACTCAAGGTATCTATGGCCTTCAATTCCGTCCTCGCCTGACTCCGTTGAGTGATATTACCGCCACTTCTGAGTTTGGGGTAAACGGCACTGTGCAAATTATCACGCCCGATGTTGACCCCAGGCAGGGGTTAGTTAACTTGCCCATTGAGCCAGTCAACGTAGAAGTTGCACAAGGCTGCCAATCAGCTGAACAGCAGGGAGCTGTTGAGTTTTTCGATACTGGCAGAGGGGGTTTAGCACCTAATCCTTATGAACCTCTGAGCAGCAGTAACATTTGGGAAGATGTACCCTCTTCCACACAGGGAACTGAACTTGAGGCTCGTGCTGTTCCTGTCTCTGCCGCACCCGCAACCCCACCGGACAAAATTGTCGAGGCTCAAGGGTGGCGGATTAACCAAAAAGGGGAAGTTGTCCTTGTAGCTGAGGTACCTACCACTGGCACTCCAAATCGCTGTCGCCTACGCTAG
- the secF gene encoding protein translocase subunit SecF produces MKLNVIKQRSLWWTVSISIILAGIIGMVISTATLGSPLRLGLDFVGGTRLQFELDCSKPGNCDKPIDLSAVRNVMDQQGLANSSIQVLGEKQHALTIRTKTLEPNQRVELKDALSEKIGAFDPKAIQIDTVGPTLGQRLFTSGMLAIFLSFAGILIYLTFRFQFDYAFFAFVALFHDVLITAGIFSILGLVLGVEIDSLFVVAILTIIGFSVNDTVVIYDRVREVIKEQPEMHIDQVVDDAVNQTLSRSINTTLTTLLTLTSIFLFGGETLKYFALALIVGFIAGAYSSIFIASSLLAWWRNRRLKTA; encoded by the coding sequence ATGAAACTTAATGTCATTAAACAGCGATCGCTTTGGTGGACAGTCTCGATTAGCATTATCCTGGCTGGCATCATCGGTATGGTGATTTCCACAGCTACCTTAGGGTCGCCGTTACGCTTAGGTCTGGATTTTGTCGGCGGTACGCGGCTGCAATTTGAGCTAGATTGCTCAAAACCCGGTAACTGCGACAAACCCATCGACCTCTCTGCCGTTCGGAACGTGATGGATCAGCAGGGATTAGCCAATAGCAGCATCCAAGTTTTAGGTGAAAAACAACACGCATTGACGATTCGGACAAAGACGTTAGAGCCGAACCAACGTGTCGAACTCAAAGATGCTTTAAGCGAAAAAATTGGAGCTTTTGACCCTAAAGCCATCCAGATTGATACCGTGGGTCCGACCCTAGGTCAGCGGCTGTTTACCTCTGGGATGCTTGCGATTTTCCTCTCTTTCGCCGGTATCCTGATCTACTTAACCTTTCGTTTCCAGTTCGACTATGCTTTCTTTGCCTTCGTGGCTTTATTCCACGATGTGTTAATCACCGCTGGCATCTTCTCTATCTTGGGTTTGGTGTTAGGTGTGGAAATTGATAGCCTCTTCGTCGTTGCCATCCTGACCATCATTGGTTTCTCAGTTAACGATACAGTGGTAATTTACGACCGGGTGCGGGAGGTGATCAAGGAGCAACCAGAGATGCACATTGACCAAGTCGTGGATGATGCCGTCAATCAAACCCTGAGCCGCTCGATTAATACGACCTTAACCACGCTGCTGACGTTGACTTCAATCTTCCTGTTTGGAGGAGAAACCCTCAAGTATTTTGCCTTGGCGCTGATTGTGGGCTTTATCGCAGGTGCTTATTCCAGTATTTTTATTGCCAGTTCGCTCCTAGCTTGGTGGCGAAATCGCAGGCTCAAAACAGCATAA
- a CDS encoding PAS domain S-box protein: MATQTALTLCTKSNGREVEPKHFVCGSLDKLFTLTLDMFFIVGFDGYFKQLNSLCEKTLGYTTEEFLSQRWIELIHPEDQSAMLERLQDLTTEARTVQFENRYRCQDGSYKWLLWNVTACQDEQLIYAVARDNTECRRAEAAQQESEERFRLLVEGVKDYAIIMLNPAGRIVSWNIGAERIQQYQASEILGKHISCFYTQKDIELGKPLHGLEIAALQGRFEDEGWRIRKDGSKFWANVVITALRDDHGRLSGFVRVTRDITERKLAEEELQKAHDELEKRVAQRTAQLTRTNELLKQEIAEHERTEAALRQSKARLKQQAQQLEAEKQHATSLLGKLQRTQAQLIHTEKMTTLGQVIAGIAHEINNPVGFIYGNLDYASCYINDLMRLVELYFQHYPQPAPAIEAELDAIDLNFLMADMPKLLSSMKVGATRLRQLVLSLQNFLRTEQTEMKPVDLHEGLDSTLMILRHRLKASEEYPEITVNKEYGTLPFVECFAGQMNQVFMHLITNAIDVLQASVKPRKTNYQITITTGVQDMKPERLEGQTQETIPHAVIRISDNGPGMSEDISCRLFEPFFTTKPPGKGTGLGLSISYQIVVDHHGGQLTCVSEPGKGAEFVISLPVRQVAVSASLSQCA; the protein is encoded by the coding sequence ATGGCAACCCAAACTGCACTAACCCTATGTACCAAGAGTAACGGCAGGGAAGTAGAGCCGAAGCATTTCGTTTGTGGCTCTCTGGATAAACTGTTCACTCTCACGTTGGATATGTTTTTCATCGTGGGGTTTGACGGCTATTTCAAGCAACTCAACTCGCTGTGTGAGAAAACTTTGGGTTATACCACCGAAGAATTCTTAAGCCAACGATGGATTGAGTTGATTCATCCAGAAGACCAGTCAGCAATGCTGGAACGCTTACAAGACCTTACGACAGAAGCAAGGACTGTACAGTTTGAAAATCGTTACCGTTGCCAAGACGGTTCCTACAAATGGCTGTTGTGGAATGTGACGGCCTGCCAAGACGAGCAATTAATCTACGCAGTGGCTCGTGATAATACTGAGTGTAGACGCGCAGAAGCTGCACAGCAGGAAAGCGAAGAACGTTTCCGCTTACTGGTTGAGGGCGTCAAAGACTATGCGATTATCATGCTCAACCCAGCCGGTCGCATTGTGAGCTGGAATATCGGTGCCGAACGCATCCAACAATATCAAGCTTCCGAGATTCTCGGTAAGCATATCTCCTGTTTTTATACCCAGAAAGATATTGAACTGGGCAAACCCTTGCACGGGTTAGAAATAGCGGCGCTTCAAGGTCGTTTTGAGGATGAAGGGTGGCGAATTCGCAAGGATGGGTCAAAGTTTTGGGCTAATGTTGTGATTACCGCCTTACGGGATGATCACGGACGGCTCAGCGGCTTTGTTCGAGTAACACGCGATATTACGGAGCGTAAGCTTGCCGAAGAAGAGCTACAAAAAGCGCATGACGAATTGGAAAAACGAGTTGCACAACGAACAGCACAATTAACCCGGACGAATGAACTCCTGAAACAAGAGATTGCAGAGCATGAGCGCACAGAGGCGGCTTTACGGCAATCGAAGGCTCGCTTGAAACAACAAGCTCAGCAACTGGAGGCCGAGAAACAACATGCAACGTCTCTGTTGGGCAAACTCCAGCGTACCCAAGCTCAACTCATTCACACAGAAAAAATGACAACGCTGGGACAGGTGATTGCGGGTATTGCCCATGAAATCAACAACCCAGTCGGTTTTATTTACGGCAACCTGGATTATGCCAGTTGCTACATCAATGATTTAATGCGCTTGGTGGAACTTTATTTCCAGCACTATCCCCAGCCGGCTCCAGCCATTGAGGCGGAACTGGACGCTATCGACCTGAATTTTTTGATGGCCGATATGCCAAAACTGCTGTCCTCCATGAAGGTGGGAGCGACCCGTCTTCGCCAGCTTGTTTTGTCTCTTCAGAATTTCTTGAGAACTGAGCAAACGGAAATGAAGCCGGTAGACCTTCATGAAGGTCTTGATAGCACCCTGATGATTTTGCGACACCGATTGAAAGCCTCTGAGGAGTATCCAGAGATTACGGTGAACAAAGAGTATGGCACTCTGCCTTTCGTGGAATGTTTTGCAGGGCAAATGAATCAGGTATTTATGCATTTGATCACCAATGCGATTGATGTTTTGCAGGCATCCGTTAAGCCACGAAAAACGAATTACCAAATCACAATTACCACTGGCGTTCAGGACATGAAGCCAGAACGGCTAGAAGGACAGACTCAAGAGACAATTCCTCATGCTGTGATTCGGATTTCTGACAATGGCCCAGGAATGAGTGAGGATATTAGCTGCCGACTGTTTGAGCCATTTTTTACGACAAAACCACCGGGTAAAGGTACGGGTTTGGGTTTATCGATTAGTTATCAAATTGTCGTAGACCATCATGGCGGTCAATTGACTTGTGTCTCTGAACCTGGAAAGGGAGCCGAATTTGTGATTTCCCTTCCCGTGCGTCAGGTGGCTGTGTCCGCTAGTCTATCTCAGTGTGCGTAA
- a CDS encoding filamentous hemagglutinin N-terminal domain-containing protein: MKTLSGLKKGRRLNRVNSLISEAIPLTRCFVKSFAGALWAIAVSGNYALGQVVGDNTLGDENSRVTSSKPGAFQIDGGATRGTNLFHSFSQFSVPTGGSAYFNNALNIQNIMTRVTGSSVSNIDGLIGANGTANLFLINPNGIIFGANAKLNINGSFIASTASSLFFADGTEFSATDTQTTPQLTVNVPLGLQLADNPAPIKVNRSNLEVKPNQNLVLVGGDVSLDKGKLTAPGGRIELGGLSTAGKVGLNENGSLNFPNNVALSDVFLTNGASVNVPAGSGGFITINARNLAVSGGSKLIAGIRKDGGIPEAQAGNVVINASDRVSFERSRVENQVDQNALGNAGNIEITTGSLFLSNGASLNASIRGKGNAGQVILRASDTISLDRSFIFSRVEQNAVGNSGGIDITTGMLSLVNQAGLSATTHGKGDAGQVIIRASDTISMTDESFVNSRVASNGYGESGGIVISAETLSLTNKASMSTSVDKDGQGKAGNIYITTDSLSLSNKPSLNANIGGVGNGGQVIIRASDTIFLDGGFISSRVEPNAVGNSGGIDITTGMLSLVNQAGLSATTHGKGDAGQVIIRASDRISMTDESFVNSRIASNGDGNSGGIVIRAETLSLTNKASLSTSVDKDGHGEAGSIDITTDSFSLSHKASLSTRLRGVGNAGQVIIRATDSISLDGGFVSSRVEENAEGNSGGIDMTTGRLSLVNQAGLSATTQGKGDAGQVILRASDRISMTDESFVNSRVAPKGQGNAGGIHITTGTLSLSNNASLNVGSFSQRNAGNINVVADSIRLDNGATINANTQGGQGNINLTAVDLVLRHGSRISTNASGSNVSGGNITIDTGVLAALENSDISANSQDFRGGNVNITAQGIFGTQLRSQLTPESDITATGADSSLNGTVTIITPDVDPSQGLANLPVEPVNVEVAQGCQSAQQQGTVAFFNTGRGGLAPNPYEPISSNYIWEDVPSSTQGTELEARAVPVSAASATPPDKIVEAQGWLINAKGEVVLVPQMPTTHPQTRCRVY, from the coding sequence ATGAAGACTCTTAGTGGATTAAAGAAGGGCAGGAGGCTTAATCGAGTTAATTCCTTAATCAGTGAAGCGATACCCCTAACGCGATGCTTCGTGAAAAGCTTCGCTGGTGCCCTTTGGGCAATCGCAGTCTCTGGAAACTACGCTTTGGGTCAAGTTGTCGGTGACAATACCTTGGGTGATGAAAATTCTAGAGTCACATCCTCTAAACCAGGAGCTTTTCAAATTGATGGTGGAGCAACTAGGGGTACAAATCTTTTCCACAGTTTTAGCCAGTTTTCTGTACCCACTGGTGGAAGCGCCTACTTCAATAATGCGCTCAATATTCAGAACATCATGACCCGCGTGACAGGTAGCTCCGTCTCTAATATTGATGGTTTGATAGGAGCTAATGGCACAGCCAACCTCTTTTTAATCAATCCCAACGGGATTATTTTTGGTGCCAATGCCAAGCTCAACATTAACGGCTCTTTCATAGCCAGTACAGCTAGTAGCCTGTTCTTTGCTGATGGTACAGAATTCAGCGCCACAGATACTCAAACGACACCCCAATTGACGGTAAATGTTCCGCTCGGCTTGCAATTGGCAGACAATCCTGCCCCTATAAAGGTGAATAGATCTAATCTAGAAGTCAAACCTAATCAAAACTTAGTTTTGGTAGGCGGTGATGTGAGCTTAGACAAAGGGAAACTAACAGCACCGGGAGGACGAATTGAGTTAGGAGGATTATCTACAGCCGGGAAAGTTGGGCTGAATGAGAATGGCAGCTTGAACTTTCCTAATAATGTAGCGCTTTCCGATGTGTTTCTTACTAATGGTGCTTCTGTGAATGTACCTGCTGGGAGTGGAGGCTTTATTACCATCAATGCTCGTAATTTAGCCGTATCAGGAGGAAGTAAGCTGATAGCTGGAATAAGGAAAGATGGCGGAATACCGGAGGCTCAGGCGGGAAATGTGGTGATTAACGCTTCTGATAGAGTTTCTTTTGAGAGAAGTAGAGTAGAGAATCAAGTAGATCAGAACGCCTTGGGTAATGCAGGCAATATCGAGATTACCACTGGTTCGCTGTTTTTAAGCAATGGTGCCTCACTCAATGCCAGTATTCGGGGAAAGGGAAATGCCGGCCAGGTTATCCTTCGTGCCAGCGATACTATCTCCTTGGATCGGAGTTTCATTTTTAGCAGAGTAGAACAGAACGCTGTGGGCAACTCAGGTGGGATTGACATCACGACAGGAATGCTGTCTCTGGTGAATCAGGCTGGACTCAGTGCCACCACCCACGGCAAAGGCGATGCAGGCCAGGTCATCATTCGGGCCAGCGATACCATCTCCATGACCGATGAGAGTTTTGTCAACAGCAGAGTAGCTTCTAACGGCTACGGCGAATCAGGCGGCATTGTCATCAGTGCAGAAACACTTTCTCTAACCAATAAAGCCTCAATGAGTACCAGCGTGGACAAGGACGGTCAAGGCAAGGCAGGCAACATCTACATCACCACCGATTCGCTTTCTTTGAGCAATAAACCCTCACTCAATGCCAACATTGGGGGGGTGGGAAATGGAGGTCAAGTCATCATTCGTGCCAGCGATACGATCTTCTTGGATGGGGGTTTCATCTCTAGCAGAGTGGAACCGAACGCTGTAGGCAACTCAGGTGGGATTGACATCACGACAGGAATGCTGTCTCTGGTGAATCAGGCTGGACTCAGTGCCACCACCCACGGCAAAGGCGATGCAGGCCAGGTAATCATTCGTGCTAGCGATCGCATCTCCATGACCGATGAGAGTTTCGTCAACAGCAGGATAGCTTCTAACGGCGACGGCAACTCAGGCGGCATTGTCATCCGTGCAGAAACATTGTCTTTAACCAATAAAGCTTCACTGAGTACCAGCGTAGACAAAGACGGTCATGGCGAGGCAGGCAGCATCGACATCACTACTGATTCGTTTTCTCTCTCGCATAAAGCCTCACTCAGTACCAGACTTCGGGGAGTGGGAAATGCAGGCCAGGTCATCATTCGGGCTACCGATTCCATTTCCTTGGATGGAGGTTTTGTCTCCAGTAGGGTGGAAGAGAACGCCGAGGGCAACTCTGGCGGAATTGACATGACGACCGGAAGGCTTTCTCTGGTGAATCAGGCTGGACTCAGTGCCACTACCCAGGGCAAAGGAGATGCAGGCCAGGTGATCCTTCGTGCCAGCGATCGCATCTCCATGACAGATGAGAGTTTTGTCAACAGCAGGGTGGCTCCTAAAGGCCAAGGCAACGCAGGCGGCATCCATATCACTACAGGAACACTTTCTCTGAGCAATAATGCAAGCCTGAATGTCGGCAGCTTTAGTCAAAGGAATGCAGGCAATATCAATGTTGTAGCTGACTCTATCCGTCTAGACAATGGCGCAACCATCAACGCTAACACCCAAGGGGGGCAGGGGAATATCAACCTGACTGCTGTGGATTTAGTGTTGCGTCATGGCAGCCGCATTAGCACCAACGCCTCTGGAAGCAATGTTAGCGGTGGCAATATTACCATTGATACAGGTGTCCTAGCCGCTTTGGAAAATAGTGACATCAGTGCCAATTCACAGGACTTCCGTGGCGGAAATGTAAATATCACAGCTCAAGGTATCTTTGGTACACAGTTGCGATCGCAGTTGACTCCAGAAAGTGACATTACCGCCACAGGAGCAGATTCTTCATTAAATGGGACGGTAACAATCATCACGCCAGATGTTGATCCCAGCCAGGGGTTAGCCAACTTGCCAGTTGAGCCAGTCAACGTAGAAGTTGCACAAGGCTGCCAATCAGCTCAACAGCAGGGAACTGTTGCGTTTTTCAATACTGGCAGAGGGGGTTTAGCACCTAATCCTTACGAACCGATAAGCAGCAATTACATTTGGGAAGATGTACCCTCTTCCACACAGGGAACTGAGCTTGAGGCTCGTGCTGTTCCTGTGTCTGCCGCATCAGCAACCCCACCTGACAAAATTGTCGAGGCTCAAGGGTGGCTGATCAATGCAAAAGGAGAAGTTGTTCTCGTTCCACAGATGCCTACTACCCACCCCCAAACTCGCTGTCGCGTATATTAG